In a genomic window of Trichoderma atroviride chromosome 4, complete sequence:
- a CDS encoding uncharacterized protein (EggNog:ENOG41), with amino-acid sequence MAQTGQQVPNGQTAQDGRSAPIERHDTKITQDDAERPVFIVVPGIMGTELLVREKHYAWNIEKAAGAKYGWYKAAELSIENPLTVGELLDQGLDYIEVPGYGWFLEHLSGHGDVYYYAYDWRHRVQYHVAPCAKGILALRESNPGRRLILIGHSMGGLICRRALAMYDGVEGAISNFVPLGVPVGGSTMAVERAYNGFGWWLPNRRKLTKVLQQFGSIMDDLWPTYPWLREHGKTSLVERPPPDIPTRPPPAYELSFAWKQYVSRHHHGVHVKGQNVETAAVNLHELATEADFRAKTVGFHCDKIQTPHTMEERSKSTQKVLGRYKLLEDGHKDGDGTVVAHASIGIATKHKVKHQHFVADEIMAKEIEALAQAL; translated from the coding sequence ATGGCGCAAACTGGGCAACAGGTGCCCAATGGACAAACGGCACAAGATGGACGGTCGGCGCCAATCGAACGACATGACACGAAAATTACCCAAGACGATGCGGAACGTCCAGTATTTATTGTTGTTCCCGGGATAATGGGAACGGAGCTACTTGTTCGCGAGAAACACTATGCCTGGAATATTGAAAAAGCTGCCGGTGCAAAATACGGATGGTACAAAGCCGCAGAATTGAGCATCGAGAACCCATTAACCGTGGGAGAACTTTTGGACCAGGGGCTGGACTACATTGAAGTTCCTGGCTATGGCTGGTTCCTCGAACATTTGTCTGGACATGGAGATGTTTACTACTACGCCTACGACTGGCGCCATCGCGTCCAATATCACGTTGCGCCCTGTGCCAAAGGCATTCTAGCGCTGCGCGAAAGCAATCCCGGCCGACGTCTCATTCTTATCGGGCACTCAATGGGAGGACTCATATGTAGGAGGGCACTCGCAATGTACGACGGGGTAGAAGGGGCCATCAGCAACTTTGTGCCTCTCGGCGTGCCTGTTGGAGGCTCAACCATGGCCGTGGAGCGGGCTTACAACGGATTTGGCTGGTGGCTCCCCAATCGGCGCAAGCTCACAAAGGTGCTGCAACAGTTCGGCTCCATCATGGATGATTTGTGGCCTACTTATCCGTGGCTGCGTGAACATGGAAAGACTAGTCTTGTAGAAAGACCCCCGCCTGACATACCAACACGACCCCCTCCAGCATATGAACTGTCTTTTGCGTGGAAACAATATGtttctcgccatcaccatggcgTGCATGTCAAGGGCCAAAATGTCGAGACTGCCGCCGTAAATCTTCACGAGCTCGCTACAGAGGCAGATTTTCGGGCCAAAACGGTGGGATTTCACTGTGATAAGATCCAGACGCCACACACCATGGAGGAGAGGTCCAAGTCTACGCAGAAGGTGCTTGGAAGGTACAAGCTTTTGGAAGATGGACATAAAGACGGCGATGGTACTGTGGTCGCTCATGCGAGCATTGGCATAGCTACCAAGCACAAGGTGAAGCATCAGCACTTTGTGGCAGATGAGATCatggccaaggagattgaggccCTGGCTCAAGCACTCTAG
- a CDS encoding uncharacterized protein (EggNog:ENOG41), whose protein sequence is MIDDVRLQEDALAALDSLWHDVQYSQDSSAVKKQHQESLAAWLTISEDVSSLRKALAEAEKDHDRAKLLSWLCQVDPSQMYNAARDKHEVGTSEWLMTNQQLLAWEKEDKSLLWIHGKAGSGKSILSSSIIKHLDDKYLSDPLTAVAYFYFSFTDPQKQGVDIMLASIIKQILACRPSIPQSALRLKEYKVSGKRPDTQTLTTALNDAIFGFSAVYIVIDALDECPTLSGERKKLFKALNAILDKAPENLHLLFTSRKESDISAAMKRYLSRPCSYELDLLAYRPTIDDDIGIFIDTILASDDYESWPASVKEEARVSLVEKADGMFQYVRCQFDALGDLSTVAEVHEALQSLPDGLGATYDRMLLNINPKFQSRIIDSLKWLAFSLTPIAVDWLSEIFTFRAEHIHPPDETEKLFHANDIIKYFSSLVVVADDVVRLAHFSIKEYLISTRITGGPAAAFALNEMDAHLYIATSCLAYHILHADDGLYKRIKWEDRFKDKPDDLDSYTSMQWALHLEMVPSKLWPSEIVQKAASALDARSKTLAKMISFDTWYFPQENQFLARPICYTTRLGLSNLTMMLLSNGPETNNFFTQEDLDSALADAAYKGSIELVRWLLDKGASVQVEEDVVSTNSTENMMRNFSAIKEHASALHAAALGGHLEIVQLLVDKGADINASHGIVSGSALHAAAMEGHLDIVKFLTGRGANIHARLCWQGSVLASSIHPTKDQCFHFLLSKGALKNDDGETALIRAASVSRWDLCYLLLDQGASIHASDPNGMYGSPLQAACTIISFDREGGDFTKRVNFVERLLDLGADINAPGGNNGNALNTACRSGDIHLVKMLLGRGADVNAKDRLGNYALQYSLSAPRDRLDIIKLLLSNGANVNAQSFQGSALQNACRVGCSKDEISLLLEYGANIHAEKEEYGSALEAAAAYGHEWLVRELLERGVDVNERGGQYRTALQAAYRLSNSEQAQDMAKLLLDHGADVHVKGGMFGSPLNVAAANLRLPNSSIQQLLDLGVDINDCEVINGKTALQATLENFTDDTEPTKLIERLQFLFERGADANVGAELFGFALHSAVMANHESVRVPLYRNVGLEFLLDNYPDINVNAEGGKYGSALQAAAYAGQPESVKLLIQKGAKVNAQGGGYKNALNAATIWGFWDIVTILLDNGAEPDCYRSEKPDEEWLCRMVEKCGRGARERYKRVWEMKNPKLDVADRGL, encoded by the exons ATGATCGATGATGTGCGCCTACAAGAAGACGCGCTTGCTGCGCTGGACAGCCTTTGGCATGATGTTCAATATAGCCAAGACTCTTCGGCGGTAAAGAAACAGCATCAAGAGTCTCTTGCCGCTTGGCTTACTATTAGCGAAGATGTTTCTAGCTTACGAAAGGCActagcagaagcagaaaaagacCATGATCGTGCAAAACTTTTATCCTGGTTATGCCAAGTGGATCCTTCTCAGATGTATAATGCAGCTCGTGACAAACATGAAGTTGGAACAAGCGAGTGGCTGATGACGAACCAACAACTCCTGGCttgggaaaaagaagacaaatcTCTGCTATGGATTCATGGTAAAG CTGGCTCAGGAAAGTCCATACTGAGCTCTTCAATCATAAAACATCTTGATGATAAATACTTATCCGATCCATTGACTGCGGTGGCCTACTTCTACTTTAGCTTTACCGATCCTCAGAAACAAGGGGTAGACATCATGCTCGCATCCATCATCAAGCAGATCTTAGCTTGTCGGCCAAGTATTCCGCAATCGGCTCTGAGGCTCAAAGAATACAAAGTCAGCGGCAAGCGACCTGACACTCAAACTCTAACAACCGCACTAAACGATGCTATCTTTGGGTTTTCGGCGGTATATATCGTGATTGACGCTCTGGATGAGTGCCCGACTCTGAGTGGTGAACGGAAGAAGCTTTTTAAAGCGTTAAACGCCATTCTCGACAAAGCACCTGAAAATCTGCATCTCCTATTCACCAGCCGTAAAGAGAGCGATATTAGCGCAGCAATGAAGCGCTACTTATCACGCCCATGCAGTTATGAACTAGATTTATTGGCCTATAGGCCTACTATTGATGACGACATTGGTATATTTATCGATACGATCCTTGCAAGTGACGATTACGAATCTTGGCCTGCAAGTGtaaaggaagaagcaagggTCTCGTTGGTTGAGAAGGCGGATGGCAT GTTCCAATATGTTCGCTGCCAGTTCGATGCACTTGGTGACTTATCAACTGTCGCTGAAGTCCATGAAGCCCTTCAAAGTCTTCCCGATGGCCTGGGTGCAACTTATGACAGGATGCTCTTGAATATCAACCCGAAATTCCAATCCCGGATCATAGATTCGCTAAAGTGGCTGGCCTTTTCGCTTACTCCCATTGCAGTCGATTGGTTGTCAGAGATCTTCACATTTCGTGCTGAGCACATCCACCCTCCTGATGAAACAGAGAAGCTATTCCATGCTAATGACATcataaaatatttttctaGCTTGGTAGTAGTTGCTGATGATGTTGTTCGCTTGGCGCACTTTTCTATTAAAGAATACCTGATTTCTACACGGATCACTGGcgggccagcagcagcatttgcGCTTAATGAGATGGACGCCCACTTATACATCGCAACTTCGTGTTTGGCCTACCACATCCTGCACGCCGATGATGGTCTATATAAACGTATCAAATGGGAGGACCGTTTCAAGGACAAACCGGACGACTTGGACAGTTATACAAGCATGCAGTGGGCCCTGCATCTCGAAATGGTTCCGAGCAAGCTGTGGCCTTCTGAAATCGTCCAAAAGGCAGCATCTGCCCTTGATGCTCGTAGCAAGACTCTGGCTAAAATGATATCTTTCGACACATGGTATTTTCCTCAAGAGAATCAATTCTTAGCACGACCAATATGCTACACTACTCGGCTAGGTCTTTCGAATCTCACCATGATGCTGCTCTCGAACGGACCTGAAACCAACAACTTTTTTACCCAAGAAGATTTAGACTCGGCGTTGGCGGATGCGGCTTATAAGGGAAGCATTGAGTTGGTCCGTTGGCTTCTTGACAAGGGCGCCAGTGTAcaggtggaagaagatgttgtGAGCACTAATAGTACTGAAAATATGATGCGCAATTTCAGTGCCATCAAAGAACATGCTTCGGCATTACACGCTGCAGCGCTAGGTGGTCACCTCGAGATTGTGCAGCTTTTGGTTGACAAGGGAGCGGATATCAATGCGAGTCACGGTATAGTATCTGGTTCGGCATTgcacgcagcagcaatggaagGTCATCTCGACATTGTCAAGTTTCTTACTGGCCGTGGAGCTAATATTCACGCTCGATTATGCTGGCAAGGCAGCGTGCTTGCTTCCTCCATTCACCCTACTAAAGACCAGtgctttcattttcttctcagtAAAGGTGCATTGAAGAATGACGACGGAGAAACGGCGCTTATCAGGGCAGCGTCAGTCAGCCGCTGGGACTTGTGTTACTTGCTACTTGATCAAGGGGCCAGCATTCATGCTTCCGATCCAAATGGTATGTACGGGTCCCCACTCCAAGCAGCGTGCACAATTATATCATTTGACCGTGAAGGGGGGGATTTCACCAAGAGAGTTAACTTCGTTGAGCGTCTGCTGGATCTCGGAGCAGATATCAATGCCCCAGGAGGCAACAATGGCAATGCCCTGAATACTGCGTGTCGGAGCGGCGATATTCATCTTGTAAAGATGTTGTTGGGCAGGGGAGCTGATGTCAATGCCAAGGACAGACTTGGTAACTACGCGCTGCAATATTCTCTCTCGGCTCCAAGAGATAGGCTGGATATCATAAAGTTGCTGCTAAGCAACGGGGCAAACGTCAATGCTCAGAGCTTTCAAGGAAGTGCTCTGCAGAACGCTTGTAGAGTGGGCTGTTCGAAAGATGAGATATCCCTTCTCCTCGAGTATGGCGCCAATATCCatgctgaaaaagaagagtatGGTTCAGCGCTtgaggctgccgctgcttaTGGACATGAATGGCTTGTTCGAGAGCTACTTGAACGAGGAGTCGATGTGAACGAAAGGGGTGGCCAATACAGAACCGCGCTCCAAGCTGCCTATCGCCTCTCCAACAGCGAGCAGGCACAAGATATGGCAAAGTTACTTCTTGACCATGGTGCTGATGTTCATGTCAAAGGTGGTATGTTTGGCAGCCCTTTGAacgttgcagcagcaaatctACGCCTTCCGAATagcagcatccagcagctgctggatttgGGCGTCGATATCAACGATTGCGAGGTAATAAATGGCAAAACAGCTTTACAAGCCACTTTAGAGAACTTTACCGACGACACTGAGCCCACAAAGTTAATTGAAAGGCTTCAATTTCTCTTCGAGCGCGGCGCTGATGCTAATGTTGGGGCGGAACTTTTCGGCTTCGCCCTCCATTCAGCAGTGATGGCCAATCATGAAAGCGTTAGGGTACCGCTCTATCGGAATGTAGGCTTGGAGTTTCTCCTTGACAACTACCCTGATATCAACGTCAATGCAGAGGGAGGCAAATATGGCTCTGCGTTACAGGCAGCGGCATACGCTGGTCAGCCTGAATCAGTCAAGCTGTTGATACAAAAAGGAGCAAAAGTCAATGCACAGGGAGGAGGGTATAAAAATGCCTTGAATGCAGCTACCATCTGGGGATTTTGGGATATTGTCACGATCTTACTGGATAATGGTGCGGAGCCAGACTGTTATCGATCAGAGAAGCCGGATGAAGAATGGCTTTGTAGAATGGTGGAGAAGTGTGGTCGAGGTGCTAGAGAAAGATATAAAAGGGTTTGGGAAATGAAGAACCCAAAGCTCGACGTAGCTGACCGGGGTTTATGA
- a CDS encoding uncharacterized protein (EggNog:ENOG41), with product MAPIKRVAILGGTGAQGSSVVKSLSKAGIFEITVPTRNPSSAEAQAIEALPNVKLLQADYLTEAGLRSILANQDGVYFNMNSFAVTEPFVYFWTFRAYEIAVQSGLKLFVLPAGPNRYEAHGYKEEFRNAHGVISGRLSDWLSHQPTDILPWCITYGGVYAEMLWTLLQPRVRDDGVYEFAAPIGDGNIPFTPLEDYGTRLRWIFEHPEASTGKTLGWGVMYTSYKDLVQAFEETTGKQAVFKDLTQDEWFDRVRVYKDPETKFPDSGLPDDDTTFTWRQTFGAWWNFWKYNDRIRDPKREKETAAYADEVYPARHKTIKEWMVANNYTGTK from the exons ATGGCACCAATTAAGCGAGTTGCTATTCTTGGTGGGACAGGGGCTCAAGGCTCGAGCGTTGTCAAGA GTCTTTCGAAAGCCGGAATATTCGAAATCACCGTCCCTACCAGAaatccatcttcagccgaAGCCCAAGCTATTGAAGCCTTGCCGAATGTCAAACTGCTGCAGGCCGACTACTTGACCGAGGCCGGCCTCAGAAGCATTCTCGCCAACCAAGATGGCGTATACTTTAACATGAACTCATTTGCCGTCACTGAGCCATTCGTTTACTTTTGGACATTTCGCGCATATGAAATCGCCGTCCAAAGTGGATTGAAGCTTTTCGTTTTGCCAGCTGGGCCAAATCGATATGAAGCTCACGGATACAAAGAAGAATTCCGAAACGCACACGGCGTGATTTCCGGGCGACTTTCCGATTGGCTCTCCCACCAGCCGACAGACATTCTACCATGGTGCATTACCTATGGTGGCGTGTATGCTGAGATGCTATGGACACTACTCCAGCCACGAGTTAGGGATGATGGTGTATATGAGTTCGCCGCGCCCATTGGGGATGGCAACATCCCATTCACCCCTCTGGAGGACTACGGCACTCGCTTGCGATGGATATTCGAGCATCCAGAGGCTTCCACTGGCAAAACTCTGGGCTGGGGCGTTATGTACACAAGCTATAAAGATTTGGTGCAAGCGTTCGAGGAGACCACGGGGAAGCAAGCTGTGTTTAAAGACTTGACGCAAGACGAGTGGTTTGATAGAGTGCGGGTGTATAAAGATCCGGAAACTAAGTTTCCTGACAGCGGTCTTCCAGATGATGATACCACTTTTACGTGGAGGCAGACTTTTGGCGCTTGGTGGAACTTTTGGAAGTACAATGACCGCATTCGAGATccgaagagggagaaggaaacgGCGGCATATGCTGATGAGGTGTATCCCGCCAGGCACAAGACTATCAAGGAGTGGATGGTTGCGAACAATTATACTGGTACAAAATAG